DNA from Daucus carota subsp. sativus chromosome 1, DH1 v3.0, whole genome shotgun sequence:
CTAATAAAATCAGATAATGAATTTAACCGACCGTTAAATGTACCAGAGTAGATACTGTCGATCAGCTCTTCACCATACTTGCCAACCAAGACTCGTGAGTATAAGCTTGTACGGTCCTTTTTAAGCTTCCACAACCATTTTGAGAGCAGAAGAACATTTCGATCATGAATAGAATGCAATGCAAGACCACCCAATTCCTTTGGTTGACAGATTACCCTCCAATTAATAGAATGCATCTTCTTAATTTGTGAGGTTCCAGAAGCATTCTCCTTCCAAAAGAACCGTCTTCGAACAAGATCAATTTCTCTAATCACACCTCTTGGAATTTTTGCCAAATTCATCCAGTAAAGTGGAAGGCTGTTGATAGTTGATTTGATAAGCACCGTCCTCCCAGACTTATTAAGCATTTGTTCTTTCCAGAGGCTTAGTTTCAAACGTACTCGCTTGACTAGAGGGCCCCAGAACACTCTCCTTCTAGGAGAAGAATTAATCTGGTGGCCTAGGTATGTCATTGGTCATTCTCCACTACAACAACCTAGAGTGCTAGCAAGATAAGTTTTTAAAGACCTGGACTTGTTACTAGAATACACACTGCTCTTGGAGTAGTTAATCTTTAGCCCCGAGAGAACTTCAAAGAGAGTAAGAACAACCCTGATTCCCTTACATGACTTCCAACAGCTTTTCAATAAAATGACCGTATCATCCGCAAATAAAACGTGAGATAAAGTAGGGCCAGAACTTATAGAAAGACCTGAGATTAGCCCGACTTCCTCAGCTTTGCTTAGCAAAAGATGAAGCACTTCACCGACCAGATTGAAGAGAAGAGGGGAGAGAGGATCCCCCGCCTAAGCCCCCGTTCTACAGTGAATTCTTTTGTCGGACTACCATTTAAGAGGATCGATACCCTGGAGGTTTTGAGCACTCTACTAATCCACATTTTCCATTTATTACCAAAACCAAAATTTTCCAACACCTGAAAAAGGAAGTCCCATTTAACAGAATCGAACGCCTTCTCAAAATCTAATTTTAGGATCAATCCATCTACTTCCCCTTTTTTCAAACTATGGGCCACTTCTTGGAGAATTAATAAACTTTCTGAAATATTTCTGCCTTTAATAAATCCAAACTAAACCTCCGAGATGATATTAGGAAGAATTTACTTAGCTGGGTTGCTAATAGTTTGAGAATTATCTTCAGTGAGCAATTTATAAGGCTAATGGGGCGGAAGTCAGTTACCACAAGAGGGCAGTCTTTCTTTGGAATTAGAGAGACAAATGAGGAGTTGAGGCCTGGAGGGAGAGAGCCATCTTGATAAAATTCTCGCGCCATTTAAAGTATATTGTTTAGACTACTTTGAACATTATGAAAGATGATCAGTATTCATTATTCAGTTATATGCAAGTCAGACCTAATAGTCTAAATAATATGGCTtgatgaccttttagccctcgaagtatgggtgAAAGTTCCGATGCGGCTTCGAAGTTTAAAAATGTATCTTTCGACCCtcagtatctttgtcgtaccttttagcgcttttttaaaaataccggtataaatcggaggataaacttgacaattcatattcggggtaaagtttgggtgtaccttttaacccttaaagtatacatctcgttccttttaaaccctaaagaatacattaaaatacattagatgttccttttaacccttaatgttCAATgtcccttttaaccctcacgtgtgaaatgtcaactttgtccacaCTGTTATATACCGGTATGCgccataagggctaaaaggtacgaaaaagatactttgagggtaaAAAtaacgtttttaaacttcgaggccgcatcggaacttccaccaaaacttcaagggctaaaaggtcattaagccaaaTAATATACTTGAGTGATAATACAGATTAGTACCGGATATCTTTTCAAAAACCAAACTAAAGTTAACTACTCCAAAGTCCAAAGAGCATGAAATTAAATCTAAATGAGTAATTACGTTTTTCAAAGCCTGTAGATATCTAGACCATTCTCTATTCGCGGATCTGTTGCGACTTTTAACTGTATATTCCACAGGAGTGTAGCTTTAACTGTTAGAAATATTtaagcacgattggatagcccagtgatGAGTTTATCCGCTGTTGTCTCGGGACACCCAGGGTTCGACACTAGCTCAGCCCGagtatttttatgtatatgattCACGACTTTCTCCGGCCATTGAAAATTTGTGCCATCAATCAAATCTACACTCTTAAAGGAAATTTTTAAAGAGAAGTTCAATAAAACACCAATGACCTCTTGTTTTACTACATTGTGAGGCTTGAGATTGAATCTTTTGAAAGACAAAAAATGAGTGTGGAGTGTGTTTAATTAGAAGATAAATGAAATCAATTTTAATGATATTACtacttatattaattaaatttattacttaATTCTATCTCGTGCCTTGTAATCCCTTACTCATTTGAAGAAATCTTCTGGAGAATATTATTTGCTTCTCATTGATTCAGTTGGGAGCTCTGGTGCAAACAAAGTACATGCTAATTGTCATGGATACAATAACAGATTATTACATTTTTCTCGCAAGCAAAATCCAGAATTAAAACTTAGAAAGCAGCCTGAAAAGGTTTCGGTGGATCAACCAGAAAAATATCAAGAAGTTCCTCAACTGTTGTGTACTTGTACTCTGGGTATAACTCAACAACGTCCAAGTCCTCCTCTTTCAGATCATAAGCCATCTCCTCACCTTTTACGAAAAGGCTGTAAAGTATCGCCATTGGTGCACTCTCTGGGAAAGGCAAGGCTGCATATACACATTTAAGAAAAATGTGATTCGTCTGTaatactcctccgtctcaaATTATGTGTCCCTTTCGGTTTTCGAAAAGTAAAAAATGTAATTCGGTTGTTAAGGTACATGTAattaatttgggacggagggagtatgtatttTCACTATATGCAAATGACAACTGAAAATTTCGCTTCTGATCAGTAAATCTTACTTTCCGAAAGATTGATCAGTTTCTCCTCAGAGACGTAGGTCTTTTCCATGGCGTGTCCAGTTTTCTTCTCCCACATTGAAATCAAATCCAACTGTGAGATTATACATTTGGGAAGCCTGTAGATGATTAAGCCATTTTCTGTTTGTGGATCTGTTGCGACTTTCACTGTATATTCTGCTATATCCTTTTCATAGTTAAGGCTGACTAAATTCACAACgaactaattaatatatttaagccACTCCATCGAAAAATTGAATTAGAATGGTTGTATAATTAAGTGGAGCTGAAGACTTACACTGTGCTTCACCAGTGCCATAGATGGTAACTTTGTTGCTTTCTTTGTCATATGGACGTAGCAGATAATTCACAAAATATGCACCATATGTGTTTGCAATCACAAATGTATACGGTATTCCAGATTTTTCAGCGGCCCTTCTGATTATCTTCTTCGGGCCACAGCATGCAGCTTGATACGGTGGTAGTGGACTAATTCTATCACACTCATTACCAAATTCTGAAGGAATGAATCTCTAAGAAACACAGTAATGTCATTAGTTTCGCAAACTAGACTAAAACAAGGAAACAGTACTACAGCCTGTTTGCCGGGGCTTAAAGTCCGGGTTTTAAGTCATTTTTGAcattaaactgaaaaatatatgttCGTAAAATAAGTCAGAATTCGGCTTAAAGTAAGAAATAAGCCGGAAATTGACTTAAAACCGGAAATTGGTTTAAGATACTTTTTTGcgtgacttaattttttgaactttttttatataaaaatacccATAAGCTATAAGTTAaccataaatcatttttaattttattattataatttttaataacctgcaagttattaataagtcaaaattatcttGAAAGATACTTTAAACATGCT
Protein-coding regions in this window:
- the LOC108218536 gene encoding uncharacterized protein LOC108218536; this translates as MTYLGHQINSSPRRRVFWGPLVKRVRLKLSLWKEQMLNKSGRTVLIKSTINSLPLYWMNLAKIPRGVIREIDLVRRRFFWKENASGTSQIKKMHSINWRVICQPKELGGLALHSIHDRNVLLLSKWLWKLKKDRTSLYSRVLVGKYGEELIDSIYSGTFNGRLNSLSDFIRDLAKIPGEFRDGTWDHANFKWQVQNGNTIRFWTDWWIGSESLSAKFPELFGISKFRYISVKEMSAKWNQADFDSY
- the LOC108204849 gene encoding eugenol synthase 1, which translates into the protein MYTIGWDGGSTVFPNNSTNWFFYIFQERRCVEILNKSRRLFVKRMGDIEKKSKILIFGGTGYYGTYQVKACVAAAHPTYVYARPVKPPHDPSKLDLLKEFKSLGVTIFEGELDEHEKLVEAIRQVDIVIVTLGLPLIMTQLKIITAMQEAGNVKRFIPSEFGNECDRISPLPPYQAACCGPKKIIRRAAEKSGIPYTFVIANTYGAYFVNYLLRPYDKESNKVTIYGTGEAQFSLNYEKDIAEYTVKVATDPQTENGLIIYRLPKCIISQLDLISMWEKKTGHAMEKTYVSEEKLINLSETLPFPESAPMAILYSLFVKGEEMAYDLKEEDLDVVELYPEYKYTTVEELLDIFLVDPPKPFQAAF